The genomic window CATCCCTAACAAACAAAAGTCAATCACCAACAAAGAAGAGGTGCGAAATTGGTTCACTCTTAGGGGATATTTTAACTCCATGAAGGACTTTTTCTGCTCCAATGAAAGTATAAGTCTGGAGAATATCTCCATACATATGATAAATAAGTATGGGGAAAGAGGATCTCCTTGGAGTAATCTTCTAGTATGATTAAATTTCCTACCAGGTGTCCTATTCAGAAGAACAAAGATCGATGTAGTAGAGAAGCACTGTTCAAGAAGAGTACAGACCTCATTACTAAAACCTAAAGATTTAAGATCTTTTAAAAGAAATTCCCAATTGACTATATCGAAAGCTTTTGACATACCAATCTTGATTCCTAAACACcccgtttttttctttcttttaaaaaaaatgaatttattATGTCGTGGGCTACTACTATGTCATCAGATAGTTTCCTAGATGAGATAAAGGCAAGTTGAATTGGagagattattttttttaataggggTTTAATTCTATTAGCTAGGATTTTGTTATTAACTTATATATAGTATTACAGAGACCAATTGAGAGAAACTGACTAGGGTTTTTAGGCTGTTTAAGCTTCGGAATTAAGAAAAGATGAGTTCTATTTAGTTCAGGATTCATTAATTTAGTCTAAAAAAAGTCGTGAAAAGTGGCACCTACTTGATTCCCAACTATTCCccaattattttaaaaaaatctaGCATGGAAACCGTCAGGTCATGGAGATTTATTTCGTTTCAAGTTTTTAAGGACCAGATAGATCTCCTCAAGATTAGGAATAGTAAGAATATTAATGTTATCAATATCTGAGATACCTGGAGTTATATTATCGAAAATGTCATCAAAGGTCGATGAACCAGAACTAGTTTGGGAGAACAGGGTTGAAAATAGTCGGACATGGTCTTACTAATTTCGTCTTTGTTACGTATTACTATGTTTTGGTTATTTGTCAAGCATTCTATGTTTTTCCATTTATGTTGTCTTAAAGTAACCGTATGAAAATATTTAGTATTTCTTTCTCCTAACTCTATAAGGTTATCTCTAGACTGTTATTTGGATATAGCTTCTTGGGTTGTATACAACTTTTCCAATTCCGAGAATTTTTACTTTAATTTATTTTTACTCTACTAGACTTGAGTCTCTATATCTCCCTCCGAAGTCTAGTAATTTTCTTAGTAGGTAtgccaaaaatatttttcttccaatccaTCAAGTTGATTGCTAAGGTTTTCAGGTTTGTTACTAAGTCTGAAGAAGGGTTTTCAGTTAAATTATGAATCCAACAGTTATTGATAATTTGGACACAAGAATGTTCCTTCTTCCAAGTATCATAAAATTTAGACACACACTCACCTTTTTTAGGAACATTGTCTAGAGCTAACAAAATAGGTGAGTGATTTGATCCTACAACCACTAGATGAGAGAGATAAGCATTAGGGATTTGGAGATTCCATTATGCATTTTGAGAGGCTCTATCAAGTCTTTCATGAATGTTTTTATTACCCTTTCTGTGGGTGTCCCATGTGAAATCATATCCTGAATAACCTAAATCGTAGAAACCAGACCTTTCTTTAATTCTATGGTAATATTCGTTATCTTATTTATTAAAAAGGAGACCTCCTAACTTTTCTGATTGGTCAAAAATCATGTTGTAATCTCCTATTACTAGCCATGGCATTTTCTTAATGTTAATCTTATTTCCTATTTCCTCTAAGAAATCCCAAGCTTCATCTCTAGTAGCTGGATAGGGGCTACCATAAAAACAGGTAAGAGCCCATTTTTTCGAATTAAAGTTGGTCTGAACAATTATATTTATATAATCAAGTTCCGTTGAACTATATCAAAATGGAAACCATATACCCAAGCAATATCTAATCCTCTTGCTATTCCAATAGGGTCTACAATATGGTAATTGGGAAAAGAggataaaagatttttaactagAGGTCTCTGAGATTTAGTTTCAAAGAGGAAAGGAATATCAGGTCTCTCAAATGAGATAAGCTATGTTAAGTGATTTTGGGTAAGGGGATTACCACATCCTTGTACATTTCATTCTAGTAATTTCATGATTCTAAGATAAGACAGAACACTCAAATTGAAAAGGAATACACTCAACATATACACATTAGAGCAGATTCACACAGAGAGAAACTGAACCTATAAACAAAGAAAGGGTAACAAAACAGGTACCAAGACAAAGGTCTACTTAGGTAATGCAGaaataaagcaaaaaaaaaaaagttaaaagtaGAAATTTAAACTAGAGAAGGATTTAAAAATTGTTAAAGTGATTGAAAAGTGAGAAATAGACTAAACCATATTGAAATTGTGCCCTATAAATCTAAGTTGTCTAGTAGGGTTAAATTAAAGATGAGAATTAAACTTAGATTTAAAATTTGAAGGTTGTCCTATGCAATCAAAATGATATGAAAGGAATTTAGATTGTCATAAACAGAAGAATTAAGTACGCAAAATATAATTTAAATTTTAATCAGATTAATGGGAATTGtaactaaaatagaaaaaaattagCTAAATTAAATGTAACTAGGGTTCAAATTTAGGAAAGTACCCGTGTATCCTCATGTTGCTTTGAAGGGGTGAGTAatgggaatggaattggaagatAGGCATTGTCCCTTACAACTTGCTCTTGAAAATTAGATCTGTACTGAATAATTTTTAGAAAACTTTCATCCGCATAAAGAATTGAACATAAAGCATCTGATAAACAAGAtgataaaaaatcagaaatttaAATTTTAAAAGCTGATTTTGGATGTGTTGTAAGGGTTTTAAAAGATGATGCAATGCAATTTCAATTGGAATGAAGTAATGGAGGTGATGCAGCAGCAGCGAAGGATGAAGCAGATAAAATAGAAGGCATTGAATCGAATGAGTCTATAACATTCTCACAGGATGaaaaagaaaatattcaattttttttaaattgcTCTGTGAATAGGGCGATTGAATCGGCGATAAATTGGACGAGCAACTCAGTTTtagtttcttctttttccttctcttcgaAGATTACAACTGATTTTTTCATCGTTAATCTAATGTTCGGTGTAAAAATCAGTAAGGAATTTGTTATGTTTTGAGTTGAATGATTTTGGAAGTAAATCAAGATCGAACGGAATGAATTCTAGATCGAGATTGAATACCAGAAATTTTAGGTTTTCTTCAAAACAACAAATGATGAGTGTTGATGTTGAAGGTCTTTATGAAGTACCATCATTATACATACCATATGAAGATATAGATGAAAGTCTGAACGAATGGAGATTTAGTTTAATTGGAGATTGGATTTTcttaagatgaaatttgttgttgCCGAGGAATCTTTAAGAAAACAATGGATAACCTCAGATAACTATCAATTAATTCCTCTTGGTAAAGATTTCTTCATCATAAAATTagcaaataaagttgatatgaaatATATTTGGAATGGATATTGGATGGTTAATTCTCAAGTGCTTAAACTAAGATTTTAGGAACCAAATTTCAATCCAGCTGCTCAAAAATCTACTACAGCTTTTGTTTGGGTTAATTTCCCTGGGTTAGTCATTGAGTATTGGAAAGAAAAAATTCTTATGTCCTTGGGTGATGCAATTGGAAGAGCTATAAAGGTTGATGATACAACTCTTAAAAGAGAAGTGGGTTATTATGCTAGTGTTTTAGTTTAggtggatttagcaaaaaaattGTTCCTCATCAAGTTCTAGTTAAATCTAAATATGGAAGTTTTGAACAGGAGATACAGATTCCAAAGTTACCTAAATTTTGCAGTTCATTGTAAGGTAGTAGGGCATTTGGTGACTGAATGTAGAGTTATGAGAAAGAAGTCATTGCAGAAAGAAGATGTGACTGGTATTCATTATGCTGCGAACAAGAAGGTTTGGAAGATTAAAGAGAGAACAATACCACAACCTATTGTTTTGATATCTACAATACCCCAAAGCAAATCAATCTAAGGATGTTGAAAATGAAGTCTTTTGTGATGATGAAATAGTAGATGCAATTATTCTTCCAGTAGACAAAATTGATGATACAACTACTGATTCTGGAAAGAGAAGCACAGGTAAATTTCATAATTTACAAAACTTGATGAATGATGATTTTCCTCCTCTTAGTGTGAACAAACTATTGGATGTTGCATCAAGTAGTTCTTCTGTTATTAATTCTGTTAATGTGGAAAATGAAAATGAGCTGGGAGTATAAAAGAAGtagttaagaagattattaggccTAAGACTATTAGTTTGATTACCACAAGAAAACATAATGCTCTTAATTtagtgaaagaaaaaaaaggaatgcgAAGTCCCAGGTCTTCTCAATCTCATACTCCTAAATGAAGACAATCTTTTGGAATGTTAGAGGCTTAAGAAGACATAAAACCAAAGACaaactaagaagtttagctaAACAATTTAGTCATACATTAATCTGGGTGGTGGAACCAAAAATAAAACGGAATTCaagagattgtaagagtttaaagCTACCTGGTATGCATCACAAGTTAATACATAATTCAGCAAATGATAAAAAAAGgaagggttatttggtttttggtactcaagttttgaccaaaacctgggtttggtctaacatttgtccagcttttgCGTTTGGTACTTGGACCATACGTTGACCCACGTTGACTAGTTATATGATGACGTGTCTAACTATTTAACTTGGTTTATTTTTCAAATAATTATGTATTCACTACCAGGGGCCCAAAAatgataacttttttttttgcagccCCCCATGTCTAATATCTTTTGcccaaaaaataataatctgTCCCTGACTTAACCCATTCTCTACTTctatctcttcttcctcctcatcagttTTGAAACTACTCCCGCCTTCTACAATCTAgggttttcattttttcttcaacACCGCAGCCGTAAAACCCTAATCTTCTCCGCATGTATCATcaaaatccaatctttttatcaTAACGGGGTTTGATTTTGAGCTTAAACTAATAAAAATCTGATTTGTAGTTGTAATGGCGATTTTtaatcttctattgtgaattgtGGTATTTGTTTAATTATGGGTTTTGGTTTGTATTTGGATAAGATTTTGGGATAAAGTTGTAATCATTGGTTGGAATTGTTAAGGGTTTTATATGAAAATCCAGGCTATTGAATTCTTAGGGTTTTTATTAGTGATGGAGTTGAGCTTCACAGATTGGAGTGGTGGTGAGTGGTGGTTGGAAGAGACATGACTCTGGTGTATTACACTATTGGGGATTTGTGTGTATTACTTATTGAGTTGTTGGTTTAATGAGCTACCCCAAAATTGAAATCCCTGTGAATTTTATTGTTTGGGTAATTGTTGACGCATGAATTTGTTATTGCTTGTTTGGGTGAATTGATGCATTCCTTGTGGGTTTTCTGATTGGGTAGAGACACAACAATGAATAAGATGTTGCTGTGGAATCGAGAGAGATTTGTTGAATTGAGTCGATGGAGAAACTATGGATGATTGCAATGAATTAGGGCACGACAGAAAATGAAATTGGCTTGAAGACGATGAGTTGTTTCTTAAGAACCAAATGAAGAAGATTGATGGTGATATTGGGTTTCTGTTGCATTTAATGGAGAAATTGAAGCTAGAACAGTTAATGGTGATGAAATTAGGCATATGGGTTTTGAATAAATGGTAATTCTGATGCAGCGGCAACTGGTGATTGCTTGAGTACTGGTGGAATTCGTGACTGAAataatgtgtttgtgatgaattGAACAGAATATAGATTCTGAATGGGTTTGCTGGAAGATGTTGTTGTCGTTGTTTGAGATGAATGAGAATTGATAATGTTAATGGTGATGTTGCTAATAAGTTAGATTGATGAGGAAATAGGGGTTTGAGTTGTGTTGATGTGTTGACAGAGATCAAGAATTTTCTACCGTGCGAGGTGTGGGTTTGATGGGTCGATATTGAGCTGTTCTtgaatcaagaggcttgccggtAAACCGGTTGGAATAGGCAGTGGTGATTCCTATCGATTCAAATCCCTCATTTCTCTGTGTTGAAATTAAACAATTGCTACAAACACTAATTTCTCTGTTGGTTCCCCTATTTCCTTCTCTGATTTAGAACTCAAAATATCTTGAAACTCAAGGATTTATAAGAAAATAATTTATAATTTGAAGGGCCATAGAAAAATTAATTAAGTCAAAAGTTAAACACATCATCACTTGATGGAGTCAACGCGGGTCAACATcggtctttagaccaaacgcaaaggctggacaaatgttagaccaaacccaggttttggtcaaaaacgaagtaccaaaaaccaaataacccaaaAAGGAAATATATGGTTGTTTTGGAGTGCTTGAATTACTGAACCCACTGTAGTTTCAATAACAAATCAAGTAATAATAATGAATGTGGGTGGAGTTTTAATTTCTGGTATACATGCTGCTTTTTTGGATGCTGATAGAAAGGAATTATGGGTAgagttggagaaaatgagtaATAAGGATTTACCATGGCTATTAATTGGAGATATTAATACTTTTTAAGTGTAGATGAGAAGAAGGGTGGAAGAGAACCTTTAAGAGTGACAATGCAAGATTTCCCTGAAGTGTTGAATGTTTTCAATTTAATACATGCTCCTAGTTCATGGTTACAATATACATGGTGTACTAATAGAGCTGGTAGAAAAAAAATAGTCTGCACCTTGAATAGATATTTGTTTAATCTGTAATGGATTGAGAAATATCCTGAATGGAACTATAAAGTGGGGGTGAGAAGTATTCTGATCACAGTCCTTTGCTGGGTTCTTGTGTTAATATCcctaaacttaaaaatcttccttTTAGAGTGCTAAAAATTTGGTTAGAATATGAGGATTTCAAGAGATTGATAAAAGAAATATGGAAGGAGGAAGTGAGAGGTAATCCTATGTTTGTCTTTATGCAGAAAATGAAGATTATGAAGTTAAAAATTAAGGAGTGGAACTGGGCTGTCTTTGGAGATATTAGAGTGAAATTAGCAAAGGCAGGGGAGGAGGTTTTAGAAGCAACTTTAATATCAGACAAGAGTCTAAATAATATTACCTTATTGAATAATTTGGTTGTGACCAGAGGGAAACAGGAAATTCTAACTCAGCAATATCAATCAATTCTGCAGCAAAAATCTAGAGAGAAGTGGTTAAAGGATGGAGCAACAAATACAATATTCTTCCATACATCAATTAAAATAAGGCAAAATGTAAATGCTATAACTGAACTTGAGGATGATAATGGCACCATCAGTACTGATGAATAACTGATTGCAAACTCTTTAGAAAAGCATTTTGAAGAGAAGTTTAGATTCAAAGATGTAACTTTTGTTGAGGGTATCTTTGATGATATTCCTGAAGTAGTAACCTCAGATGATAATAAACTGTTAGAAGGTATTCCTTCGGCTCAAGAAATAAAGGAGGCTGTTTTTTCATTTAATGCAGATAGTGCTCCTGGGCCAGATGGCTTTCCAGGTGTTTTTTACAGATTTGCTTGGGAGATATGAGGAGGAGATTTCATAAAAGCAATCCAATACTACTGGGGAAAGGGTGTCATCCCAAGAGGTTTGAACTCAAACTTCTTATTTCTTCTGCCAAAGGTAAAATGTGCTAGAAGGCCAAATCAATTTAAGCCCATTGGCCTCAGCAACTTCAACTttaaaattcttactaagatAATGACAACAAGGATGTAATCGGTAGAAAATTTTATTTCAGTTCAACAAGGGGCATTTTTTAAAGGCAGATGTATACAAGAACAAGTTGTTTTGGCATCTGAAATGATAAATGAACTTGACACAAAGAGGAGAGGTGGAAATATAGGTTTAAAACTGGATATTACACATGACTATGACTCACTGAGATGGGAGTTTCTTTTTGAAGTAatgaagaaatttggtttttctcAAAGGTGTATGAATTGGATCCATTAGTTGTTTATCTCAACAAGAATTTCTGTGTTAGTGAATGGTGGTCTTGTTGGTTTTTTTGAAGTTAGCAGAGGATTGAGgcaaggtgatccattatcaccatttttttttgcaattgCTGAAGATGTGTTGAGTAGGAGTATGACCAAAATggtagaagaaaataaaataatacccATGGTTAATTACAGAGTTGTACATCcaactcatatt from Papaver somniferum cultivar HN1 unplaced genomic scaffold, ASM357369v1 unplaced-scaffold_19, whole genome shotgun sequence includes these protein-coding regions:
- the LOC113338510 gene encoding uncharacterized protein LOC113338510, coding for MNVGGVLISGIHAAFLDADRKELWVELEKMNEKKGGREPLRVTMQDFPEVLNVFNLIHAPSSCGGEKYSDHSPLLGSCVNIPKLKNLPFRVLKIWLEYEDFKRLIKEIWKEEVRGNPMFVFMQKMKIMKLKIKEWNWAVFGDIRVKLAKAGEEVLEATLISDKSLNNITLLNNLVVTRGKQEILTQQYQSILQQKSREKWLKDGATNTIFFHTSIKIRQNVNAITELEDDNGTISTDE